A region of Micromonospora chokoriensis DNA encodes the following proteins:
- a CDS encoding SRPBCC family protein, protein MRNRVVAVATAAVVAGLVGGVGAPARAEASGGGSDRAAVRCAGQTVDTAAKIRYRTETTIDAPLRTIWRIQTDVHRWPSWQEPVLSSKRLDRGPLRPGSSFRWTTSVPETALNPATTLVVTSTVRQLQHQRCLRWDGPAIGAGLRIDEGVHVWTFTEVDGRVLVRTEETWRGEQVEQDVAFSTTALGEGLKTWLTELKTLAEQECETDRR, encoded by the coding sequence ATGAGGAACCGGGTGGTCGCCGTCGCGACGGCGGCGGTCGTCGCTGGCCTCGTGGGCGGCGTCGGTGCACCGGCTCGGGCCGAGGCCAGCGGTGGGGGCTCCGACCGCGCGGCGGTGCGATGTGCGGGACAGACCGTCGACACCGCGGCGAAGATTCGCTACCGGACGGAGACGACGATCGACGCACCGCTACGGACCATCTGGAGAATCCAGACCGACGTGCATCGCTGGCCGTCGTGGCAGGAGCCGGTGCTGTCCAGCAAGCGGCTCGATCGTGGCCCGCTGCGTCCCGGTTCGTCGTTCCGGTGGACGACGTCGGTGCCCGAGACCGCGTTGAATCCCGCCACGACCCTCGTCGTCACGTCCACTGTCCGGCAGCTTCAGCACCAGAGGTGCCTTCGGTGGGACGGCCCGGCGATCGGTGCGGGGTTGCGCATCGACGAGGGTGTTCACGTGTGGACGTTCACCGAGGTCGACGGACGGGTTCTCGTGCGTACCGAGGAGACGTGGCGCGGTGAGCAGGTGGAGCAGGACGTCGCATTCTCCACAACGGCTCTCGGCGAGGGTCTGAAGACGTGGCTGACGGAGTTGAAGACGCTGGCCGAACAGGAGTGTGAGACGGACCGGCGCTGA
- a CDS encoding SRPBCC family protein, producing MENMTDADEVGIDLSAPVVSRHSVAVTASAETVWRILTDIDAWTTWLPEIPYARVETPGPLAPGSVFRWSAAGMEIESTILQVRPQERLVWRGYGDGPDGVLGVHVWALTPAGDGVEVSTEESFAGPPVDADSASFQEGLDTTLAMWLSRLRRTAEAVSAP from the coding sequence ATGGAGAACATGACGGACGCCGACGAGGTCGGCATTGACCTGTCGGCGCCGGTGGTCAGCCGCCACAGCGTCGCGGTGACCGCGTCCGCGGAGACCGTGTGGCGGATCCTCACGGACATCGACGCGTGGACGACCTGGTTGCCGGAAATCCCGTACGCACGTGTGGAGACACCCGGGCCGCTCGCGCCGGGCTCGGTGTTCCGCTGGTCCGCCGCGGGCATGGAGATCGAGTCGACGATTCTTCAGGTACGGCCGCAGGAGCGCCTCGTCTGGCGGGGGTACGGTGACGGGCCGGACGGCGTCCTCGGCGTGCACGTCTGGGCGCTCACTCCGGCCGGCGACGGCGTCGAGGTGTCGACCGAGGAGTCCTTCGCCGGCCCGCCCGTCGATGCCGACAGTGCGTCGTTCCAGGAGGGCCTGGACACGACCCTCGCCATGTGGCTGAGTCGGCTCAGGCGCACCGCCGAGGCGGTGAGCGCTCCATGA